A stretch of Podospora bellae-mahoneyi strain CBS 112042 chromosome 5, whole genome shotgun sequence DNA encodes these proteins:
- a CDS encoding hypothetical protein (COG:S; EggNog:ENOG503NZBI): MACPMEEVPLASAPYFTALSYAWDSEHGTDPTICDGGLIYVTKNCVAALRNVCKDKSTNKRINGKGGKGHQITIMGDIYKVTRVRVWLGEQDESNALLCKYFKKVAGFGGYWKDE; the protein is encoded by the exons ATGGCGTGCCCCATGGAAGAAGTACCTCTTGCCTCAGCTCCCTATTTCACCGCACTATCCTACGCGTGGGACTCTGAACATGGAACCGACCCGACCATCTGCGATGGAGGTCTCATTTATGTGACAAAGAACTGTGTCGCTGCGCTCAGAAATGTCTGCAAGGACAAAAGCACAAACAAGCGGAT CAACGGCAAAGGAGGGAAGGGCCATCAGATTACCATCATGGGCGACATCTACAAGGTGACTCGCGTCCGAGTTTGGCTTGGTGAACAGGACGAGTCTAATGCTCTACTTTGTAAGTACTTTAAGAAGGTCGCTGGGTTTGGTGGCTATTGGAAGGATGAATAG
- the COG5 gene encoding Conserved oligomeric Golgi complex subunit (EggNog:ENOG503NWEH; COG:S) yields the protein MSNPNDPSNTDEPSYIDYEAFLSPTFSPSAFANTLVLSTNNPTELPLDLSTPLRRVLFDIQEVDSHIDSLTTRSSIPLLSYTKSQTDASVKIVSEVDAQLKALNESYKQLEKQVIQKHSEAEQVKLVAARLWETLRLGRAVGRALQLGRQLEVQNGELIGSATASVTTSAASLKSRERQQDHRALVRCTHTLLQLRELFASVGTPGGEGYGLEKVLVVRTLREQIVAPVEKNVRETAERISREFSVGSASGSATFAQSEEIKGRTVSALTALYLLTQVPTRPNEKWAPTLMLQALEGYLRSALQSSIAGLSRALANLDSLSRTLAEVGARCQNVVALEAVLEGTKVPVHPMLQGKQPVQGGNMLQPLLAYLETGSLASYFWRTMASSMAPRVQEIVAKGNTTAARTLRANRQSVGEAIRECVIKGSQLPSVVAAAAAKGKGKTGDGEAASKQWEREVAVMVGSVVNNLGR from the coding sequence ATGTCCAACCCCAACGACCCCTCCAACACGGACGAGCCCTCCTACATCGACTACGaggccttcctctcccccaccttttCTCCCTCCGCCTTCGCCAAcaccctcgtcctctccaccaacaacccgaCCGAGCTCCCCCTCGATctctccacccccttgcGGCGCGTCTTGTTTGACATTCAAGAAGTTGACTCCCATATTGACAGCCTTACCACCCGCTCATCCATCCCGCTGCTATCCTACACCAAATCCCAGACCGATGCCTCGGTGAAGATCGTCTCCGAAGTCGACGCCCAGCTCAAGGCGCTGAACGAGAGTTACAAGCAGCTCGAGAAACAAGTGATACAGAAACACTCCGAGGCCGAACAAGTAAAGCTCGTAGCGGCAAGACTATGGGAAACTTTGCGGCTCGGGAGGGCAGTGGGAAGGGCACTGCAATTGGGAAGGCAGCTCGAGGTGCAGAATGGGGAGCTTATTGGGTCAGCAACGGCAAGTGTGACGACTAGTGCTGCCAGTTTGAAGAGCAGGGAACGGCAGCAGGATCATAGGGCGTTGGTTAGGTGTACTCACACTCTTCTGCAGCTTAGGGAGCTGTTTGCTAGTGTCGGGACAcctggtggggaggggtacGGACTGGAGAAGGTGCTTGTTGTGCGGACGTTGAGGGAACAAATTGTTGCGCCGGTGGAGAAGAATGTCAGGGAGACGGCAGAGAGGATATCGAGAGAGTTCTCGGTTGGGAGCGCGAGTGGGAGTGCCACGTTTGCGCAGTcggaggagatcaagggaCGGACGGTGTCGGCGTTGACAGCGTTGTATCTGTTGACACAGGTGCCGACGAGGCCGAATGAGAAATGGGCACCCACACTGATGTTGCAGGCGTTGGAGGGTTATCTCAGGTCGGCGCTGCAGAGCAGCATTGCCGGACTTTCGAGGGCGTTGGCAAATCTGGATAGCTTGTCGAGGACGCTCGCGGAAGTTGGGGCAAGGTGTCAGAATGTGGTTGCCCTCGAGGCGGTATTGGAGGGAACAAAGGTGCCGGTCCATCCGATGCTACAGGGCAAGCAGCCAGTGCAAGGAGGAAATATGCTTCAGCCACTGCTTGCCTACCTGGAAACAGGATCCCTGGCGAGCTATTTCTGGCGCACCATGGCGAGTAGTATGGCGCCACGGGTTCAAGAAATTGTGGCAAAAGGAAATACAACAGCTGCTCGGACACTGAGGGCCAACAGGCAGAGCGTTGGTGAAGCTATTCGGGAGTGCGTCATCAAGGGGAGCCAACTGCCAAGCGtagtggctgctgctgcggccaaggggaagggcaagactggagatggggaagCTGCCAGCAAGCAGTGGGAACGAGAGGTGGCTGTTATGGTTGGGAGTGTTGTAAATAATCTTGGGAGGTGA
- a CDS encoding hypothetical protein (COG:S; EggNog:ENOG503NZQZ) gives MSTFKNKVTITHIGTATAILDIDGITFLTDPFFSPAGTGFEFAGRICKVHDDPALKLDQLPHIDAVLLSHENHADNLDPPGRQLLDGRRVFTTVDGANNLAPRPSVIGFKDWEERKVRVAGKIFTITATPCKHWPGHECVGFIVHTEDFGVAADGKPNAIYFTGDTVYIPELARMAEKYHIVIALMNLGKATFDGLQITMCGQQGAQLLRDIKADVLVPMHHESWDHFTQNEPELAKELREEGVLDSVRWPKPGVPLEL, from the coding sequence ATGTCAACCTTCAAGAACAaagtcaccatcacccacatcggcaccgccaccgccatcctcgaCATTGACGgcatcaccttcctcactgaccccttcttctcccccgccgGCACCGGATTCGAGTTCGCGGGCCGCATCTGCAAAGTCCACGACGACCCAGCCCTCAAACTCGACCAGCTCCCCCACATCGACGCGGTCCTTCTCAGCCACGAGAACCACGccgacaacctcgacccTCCCGGCCGTCAGCTTCTCGACGGCAGGCGGGTGTTTACCACCGTCGACGGCGCAAACAACCTTGCCCCTCGACCCAGCGTAATCGGCTTTAAGGACTGGGAGGAGCGCAAAGTTCGCGTTGCTGGAAAGATATTCACCATCACAGCTACGCCTTGCAAACACTGGCCGGGGCATGAATGCGTCGGTTTTATCGTCCACACAGAAGACTTTGGCGTTGCGGCCGATGGGAAGCCGAATGCCATTTACTTTACTGGGGATACCGTCTATATCCCCGAGCTGGCGCGCATGGCGGAGAAGTATCACATTGTTATTGCTTTGATGAATCTAGGGAAGGCGACGTTTGATGGGTTGCAGATTACCATGTGTGGGCAGCAAGGAGCACAGCTACTTCGGGATATCAAGGCTGATGTGCTGGTTCCTATGCATCACGAGTCGTGGGATCATTTCACGCAGAATGAGCCCGAGTTGGCGAAAGAGCTtcgggaggaaggggtgttGGATTCGGTGCGGTGGCCTAAGCCTGGGGTGCCATTGGAGCTTTAA
- a CDS encoding hypothetical protein (EggNog:ENOG503P8Q8; COG:S) yields MRVEALLVGAALFGGTTVLGQVTPQPNIKFITPPNIQEGEHDMRDNPVHEEGSLLPITWSPAPEGTRISLTLFQHNTTDGGSIGNFEYIMQGTVGITRHPWIVATTKDLKDSDVFRIILFIEGETGGHTGTEFFNITRKKTTTTTTTTTSTTTLPTSIDKDDESNSSSTSVKSTPTDTENSNNSSQTTNRSEDITSTSSGLSTGAAAGIGIGATGAVILLAGAAFYFFFFKPRQEKKQAALLAASGVGGAGFPSPGVTPHHHYSQVPSQHGPPSMYTSYAGIPPSVSPGPPGMTEYKPPNYYGGQIPPQPPSEMSGDWRGHPHEMAAGQMGSYELPGYQQR; encoded by the exons ATGCGGGTAGAGGCTCTCTTGGTAGGTGCCGCCCTCTTTGGCGGTACCACTGTGCTGGGCCAAGTAACACCACAACCGAACATCAAGTTCATTACTCCACCGAATATCCAAGAAGGCGAACATGATATGAGGGATAATCCGGTTCATGAAGAAGGCAGTCTGCTCCCAATCACCTGGTCACCAGCACCCGAGGGAACGAGAATCAGTCTGACCCTCTTtcaacacaacaccaccgacggCGGGTCTATTGGCAACTTTGAATACATCATGC AGGGCACTGTCGGGATTACACGGCACCCATGGATCGTGGCAACAACCAAAGACCTGAAGGACTCGGACGTCTTCAGAATCATCTTGTTCATCGAGGGAGAAACAGGAGGCCACACCGGCACCGAGttcttcaacatcacccGAAAGaaaaccacaacaacaacaacaacaaccacatccaccaccaccctgccCACGTCCATCGACAAAGACGACGAatccaacagctcctccacatccgttaaatcaaccccaaccgacacagaaaacagcaacaactcctcccaaacaaccaaccgCTCAGAAGACatcacatccacctcctccgggCTCTCCACCGGCGCCGCAGCAGGAATCGGCATCGGCGCAACCGGTGCCGTGATCCTCCTCGCAGGAGCAGCATtctacttcttcttcttcaaaccccgccaagaaaagaaacaagcgGCTCTTCTCGCCGCGagcggtgttggtggtgcaggATTCCCATCACCAGGAGTGACACCGCATCATCATTACTCCCAGGTGCCGAGCCAGCATGGGCCGCCGTCGATGTACACGAGTTATGCGGGGATTCCACCGTCTGTGTCGCCTGGTCCGCCGGGGATGACGGAGTACAAGCCGCCGAATTATTACGGGGGACAAATACCGCCGCAGCCGCCAAGTGAGATGAGTGGTGATTGGAGGGGGCATCCGCATGAGATGGCGGCGGGGCAGATGGGGAGTTATGAGTTGCCGGGGTATCAGCAGAGGtaa
- a CDS encoding hypothetical protein (EggNog:ENOG503P2E2; COG:S), translated as MLNHTPSSPTTETRRRCCSRIYNILNSQPGTGVHVLTLAKISPPLLTRVSGKKGFYKVREATLLARKQGFNFIWIDTCCIDTSSNTEPSKAISSMYQWYKDAQICYAFLADVRSVTEEDPSEETFDFSGKPVIYAALDIARADCPP; from the coding sequence ATGTTGAACCAtacgccatcctctcccacaactgagacaaggaggaggtgttgttcCAGGATATACAACATCCTGAACTCGCAACCTGGAACTGGAGTACATGTCCTGACACTTGCGAAAATTTCACCCCCGCTGCTCACTCGTGTTTCGGGGAAGAAAGGCTTTTACAAGGTCCGAGAAGcaaccctcctcgccagaaAGCAAGGATTCAACTTCATCTGGATCGACACATGTTGCATAGACACAAGTAGCAACACGGAGCCTTCTAAAGCCATCAGCTCCATGTATCAATGGTACAAAGATGCGCAAATCTGTTATGCGTTTCTCGCTGATGTCAGGTCAGTGACTGAGGAGGACCCATCTGAAGAGACGTTTGATTTTTCAGGGAAGCCGGTGATTTACGCGGCGCTGGACATTGCCAGAGCTGATTGCCCCCCGTAA
- a CDS encoding hypothetical protein (EggNog:ENOG503P0HK; COG:S), translating into MDSFLQVRDIIPFPPGDNSSDTLIGNSHLNLTTLEHWNYTLFTNQTLSNGSWCLLAWEPWIADFVMPNGTFINATWCWSPVNGIGERAGTSIGFAVLFGVALVLTIVALNRHGRLYLPVTKRFYPIGRRWQWYWGIIVSATAVVSLFTAMDVDRYYLPELPLILTSFFWFLMQLGTIAQVWEAVRHWGSWMERQFIDPDPYALRDDDRRSKVEFHLPLIFYLFWWLNFFMIIPRNWTPIQHQRYPEQVVNEAEPSATDARFKAAGFLLFVCWCLTVFSLRHSIKHYRPRNRGIINRFVGFIRMTPLRFKLLIPIALVVPAYQELCAWKFEYSPLNLEGNRAAIFAGGYAPALLIMYIQVIFGFINENEDKELKRQRIVRNQQLDQEMGIVKKPGWWARVNGEVVVPGESMRDQLVRNVREIQGNKPRNNGSPASDDVPMSPLSPSAPGMSPAGTNTPPTSPPPLYNGRSERIRQERAMQAVAGVLFPQNRSAEAERRRREQEVMMDGPTLSAAATTNPPPPPYPGATGAREGSVAPSVGSRVSQQPPQQIRSMLDI; encoded by the exons ATGGACTCGTTCCTCCAAGTTCGGGATATCATTCCCTTCCCACCTGGCGACAACTCGAGTGACACATTGATTGGAAATAGccatctcaacctcaccactCTTGAACACTGGAACTACACGCTATTCACAAACCAAACCCTCTCCAATGGCTCTTGGTGTCTTTTGGCTTGGGAACCGTGGATCGCTGACTTTGTCATGCCCAATGGCACCTTCATCAACGCAACATGGTGTTGGTCTCCCGTTAATGGCATCGGAGAACGAGCCGGCACTTCGATTGGTTTCGCTGTTCTCTTCGGCGTCGCTCTTGTCCTGACCATCGTCGCGCTTAATCGACACGGCCGCCTCTACCTCCCCGTCACAAAGCGATTCTATCCCATTGGAAGGAGATGGCAGTGGTACTGGGGAATTATTGTCAGCGCTACTGCCGTTGTCAGTTTGTTTACCGCCATGGACGTCGACCGATACTATCTTCCCGAGTTGCCACTTATCCTCACGAGTTTCTTCTGGTTTCTGATGCAGCTGGGCACTATTGCCCAGGTATGGGAAGCAGTGCGCCATTGGGGCAGTTGGATGGAACGGCAGTTTATAGATCCGGACCCCTACGCCTTGCGAGATGACGATAGAAGATCAAAGGTGGAATTCCATCTGCCTTTGATCTTCTATTTGTTCTGGTGGCTT AACTTCTTCATGATTATTCCCCGAAACTGGACTCCCATCCAGCACCAGCGCTACCCCGAACAAGTAGTCAACGAAGCTGAGCCCTCCGCCACCGATGCCCGGTTTAAAGCCGCCGGCTTTTTGTTATTCGTCTGCTGGTGCTTAACAGTCTTCTCTCTCCGTCATTCGATCAAACACTACCGCCCACGCAACCGTGGAATCATCAACCGATTCGTAGGCTTCATTCGCATGACGCCTCTCCGATTCAAGCTCCTTATTCCCATCGCACTTGTCGTCCCAGCCTATCAGGAGCTTTGCGCATGGAAGTTTGAGTACAGCCCCTTGAACCTCGAAGGGAACCGAGCCGCTATTTTTGCTGGTGGCTACGCCCCAGCCTTATTGATCATGTACATCCAGGTCATCTTTGGGTTCATCAACGAGAATGAAGACAAAGAACTCAAACGCCAACGTATCGTACGCAACCAGCAGCTCGACCAGGAGATGGGCATCGTCAAGAAGCCCGGATGGTGGGCCAGAGTCAAcggagaggtggttgtgcCAGGAGAAAGCATGCGCGACCAACTCGTCCGCAATGTCAGAGAAATCCAGGGGAATAAACCGCGCAACAATGGAAGCCCGGCGTCAGACGATGTCCCAATGAGCCCGCTCTCCCCTTCCGCACCGGGCATGTCCCCAGCTGGGACAAATACACCGCCgacgtcaccaccaccgctgtaTAATGGTCGGTCAGAGCGAATTCGACAAGAAAGAGCCATGCAGGCGGTAGCTGGTGTTCTTTTCCCTCAAAATAGAAGTGCAGAGGcagaaaggagaaggagggaacAGGAGGTTATGATGGATGGCCCTACACTCTCGGCAGCAGCTACGACgaatccaccaccaccgccatatCCAGGTGCGACAGGGGCAAGGGAGGGGAGTGTAGCTCCTAGTGTGGGCTCGAGGGTGAGCCAACAGCCACCGCAACAGATAAGGAGCATGCTTGATATTTAG
- a CDS encoding hypothetical protein (EggNog:ENOG503NXJF; COG:S) — MGRAIYRPRKTAGIASHGKSELGDLIDMYHTRQATLVHDKVFALLGMSTTDPLHKTFLDYWAGWDVVFKQVEKSLFGALVSVDTWSHSQVAEIQGNGQVLGKVIRVEFDDANGRQKLSIEWKVSQAQRFYIVRRLDASTFCQISPEG, encoded by the coding sequence ATGGGACGGGCGATATATCGTCCGAGGAAGACAGCCGGCATTGCTTCGCACGGCAAGAGCGAGCTGGGTGACCTGATCGACATGTATCACACCCGACAGGCTACCCTAGTGCATGACAAGGTGTTCGCCTTGTTGGGCATGAGTACCACCGACCCACTACACAAGACATTCCTAGACTATTGGGCTGGTTGGGATGTTGTTTTCAAGCAGGTGGAAAAGTCTCTATTCGGTGCATTAGTGTCAGTTGATACCTGGTCCCACTCACAGGTGGCTGAGATACAAGGAAATGGTCAGGTACTGGGCAAAGTCATTCGAGTAGAATTCGATGATGCCAACGGGCGGCAGAAGCTATCCATCGAGTGGAAGGTTTCACAAGCCCAACGATTCTACATCGTCCGCAGGCTGGACGCTTCCACTTTCTGCCAAATCAGTCCGGAGGGTTGA
- a CDS encoding hypothetical protein (EggNog:ENOG503PF17) — MFHLFVLFYTTMAGIANPNLRRYVSQVGILSLESLFLGSVILFFVASNTPWSWDHPMIFKTGSHLPVQFWLAVLGVGFSLLAFGLSESYVHLFDVWCTWKAGSDSGLDYARYLNTQPRAPVVVGFRGFRPFVMVRYLIILLGIAGSIGYKFAIVQITEMSLELDETAVTVHLPSAEPIDLATGATSTWLRDGPTAQANRAFQHFSSGVDGRHTDIAVDAMDRMQPPGVIFMFGEGLCSDTFHKFDEGILTTLELVMVANLEVERRDPNDFVELVPGGWTRVARRAAGWLEGSSDGLIIDYRHEENGTLNIRWAEIPEWADEERGTFITRQPINRGISYTIGLTLAEVSRVVASKDCGELKEVWPVDSLISTIPLGPPATQNNQLLNTLLKDPKISILDGVGLIVRNSMTTWGHAIHASERPNYSPGHAPVPSERSQWDLVPPASEKHKGNHGGKYFKKHGRPGAVYLESNVTLPRDFGNPRVAQTYSWMFLPQDQNHPVSYPYYEGTSVQNAGVGGYSQAAVVFILLGVIGCSLILVRLYLGPAGITSWMGQHVYLALEGRIQRHGSEILACGHQVAQNLGTVRIEKHSRIMNEDERNTAERVESKSSTGLWIKGV, encoded by the coding sequence ATGTTTCATCTGTTTGTTCTCTTCTATACCACCATGGCGGGCATCGCGAATCCCAACTTGAGAAGATATGTCAGCCAAGTTGGCATTCTATCACTGGAATCACTTTTTCTGGGGAGTGTGATTCTGTTCTTTGTTGCGTCAAACACGCCCTGGTCTTGGGACCATCCGATGATCTTCAAAACGGGCTCTCATCTCCCTGTTCAATTCTGGCTGGCTGTTTTGGGTGTAGGGTTCAGCCTGCTCGCATTTGGACTGTCCGAGTCATATGTTCACTTGTTTGACGTGTGGTGCACATGGAAAGCTGGCAGCGATTCTGGACTCGATTACGCGAGATATCTCAACACCCAACCAAGAGCTCCGGTAGTTGTTGGCTTTCGCGGATTTCGACCATTCGTTATGGTGCGGTACCTGATTATCTTGCTCGGCATCGCTGGCTCGATCGGCTACAAGTTCGCGATTGTTCAGATAACAGAGATGAGTCTGGAATTGGACGAAACAGCGGTGACGGTCCACTTGCCATCGGCGGAGCCAATCGACCTAGCAACCGGCGCAACAAGCACCTGGCTACGTGACGGCCCTACTGCGCAAGCCAATCGAGCCTTTCAACACTTCAGCAGTGGTGTGGACGGTCGTCATACGGATATCGCTGTAGACGCTATGGACCGAATGCAACCACCTGGGGTTATTTTTATGTTTGGCGAAGGATTATGCTCCGACACATTTCACAAATTTGACGAGGGGATTCTTACAACTTTGGAACTGGTTATGGTAGCAAACTTGGAGGTTGAACGTCGAGACCCTAACGACTTTGTTGAGCTGGTTCCAGGAGGATGGACTCGCGTTGCAAGAAGGGCGGCCGGATGGCTGGAAGGAAGCTCGGATGGGTTGATTATTGATTACAGGCACGAAGAGAACGGCACACTTAACATACGCTGGGCTGAGATACCCGAGTGGGCAGATGAAGAGCGCGGGACGTTCATAACAAGGCAACCGATAAACAGGGGCATTAGCTATACCATTGGCCTGACCCTGGCAGAAGTATCTCGAGTTGTTGCCTCAAAGGACTGTGGGGAGTTGAAAGAAGTCTGGCCAGTGGACTCCTTGATATCAACCATCCCTCTTGGACCACCTGCAACGCAGAATAACCAATTACTCAACACGCTACTCAAAGACCCCAAAATATCCATTTTGGATGGCGTGGGGCTGATTGTTCGCAACTCCATGACCACCTGGGGCCACGCCATTCACGCTTCAGAGCGACCAAACTACAGTCCAGGCCATGCGCCTGTCCCTTCAGAACGCTCACAATGGGATCTCGTTCCACCCGCATCCGAAAAACATAAGGGAAATCACGGCGGTAAATACTTCAAAAAGCATGGCCGCCCCGGAGCCGTGTATCTCGAGTCAAACGTCACGCTTCCACGCGACTTTGGTAACCCGAGAGTAGCCCAGACATATTCGTGGATGTTTTTACCGCAAGACCAGAATCATCCGGTTAGCTATCCGTATTACGAAGGAACCAGTGTCCAGAATGCCGGTGTGGGGGGTTACTCTCAGGCAGCCGTCGTCTTCATTCTTCTTGGCGTGATTGGGTGCTCACTTATTCTTGTCAGACTGTACCTTGGACCGGCGGGAATAACGTCCTGGATGGGCCAGCATGTATATTTGGCGTTGGAAGGCAGGATCCAGAGACATGGTTCGGAGATATTGGCGTGCGGGCATCAGGTTGCGCAAAATCTTGGAACGGTCAGGATTGAGAAGCATTCCCGGATAATGAATGAAGATGAAAGGAACACGGCAGAGAGAGTTGAGTCCAAGAGTTCGACCGGGCTGTGGATCAAGGGCGTTTGA